The proteins below come from a single Peromyscus leucopus breed LL Stock chromosome 13, UCI_PerLeu_2.1, whole genome shotgun sequence genomic window:
- the Capn10 gene encoding calpain-10, producing MQAVRAETAARELFRDAAFPASDSSLFFNLSTPLAQFREDITWRRPQEICATPQLFPDNPWEGQVKQGLLGDCWFLCACAALQKSQHLLDQVFPPGQPSWSDQKYQGFFTCRIWQFGHWEEVTIDDRLPCLAGRLCFSRCQREDVFWLPLLEKAYAKVHGSYENLWAGQVADALVDLTGSLAERWSLKDIVGASGQQDRASGGEQRTCRQLLRLKDQCVISCSVLSPRAGARELGEFHAFIVSDLRELWSRTGRGILLLRIHNPWGRRCWQGLWREGGEGWNQVEPAEESELLAQLQEGEFWVEEEEFLREFDEVTIGYPVTEAGHLQSLYTEKVLCHTRALPGAWVIGQSAGGCRNNSCFPCNPKFWLRLLEPSEVCVAVLQRPRRCLVGQTRALVGASPAPVNLPGKDYQAVGLHIWKVEKRKVSLPRVLSSPPVAGTACHAYDREVHLRCELSPGYYLAVPSTFLKDVPGQFLLRAFSTGKISLSAVRPATKGTKSPGAALPAGEWETVQLRGCWKAGQTAGGSRNFASYPCNPCLPFSVPEGAGPRYIRVTLHQHCRLGDGQLHPIGFHIFQVPADGENQNACSLLLQEPLLSCVPHRYAQEVSRLCLLSVGTYRVVPSTYLPDTEGTFTVTIATRIDRQSIHSQEMLGQLLQEVSFMAVMKA from the exons ATGCAGGCGGTCCGGGCCGAGACGGCGGCGCGGGAGCTCTTCCGGGACGCCGCATTCCCCGCCTCGGACTCCTCGCTCTTTTTCAACTTGTCCACGCCCCTGGCCCAGTTTCGGGAGGACATCACTTGGAGACGGCCCCAG GAAATTTGTGCCACACCTCAGCTGTTTCCAGATAACCCATGGGAAGGACAGGTGAAGCAAGGGCTGCTGGGGGATTGCTGGTTCCTGTGTGCCTGCGCTGCCCTGCAGAAGAGTCAGCACCTCCTGGACCAG GTCTtccctccaggacagccaagctggTCTGACCAGAAGTACCAAGGTTTCTTCACCTGTCGAATTTGGCAGTTTGGACACTGGGAGGAGGTGACCATAGATGACCGCCTGCCTTGCCTTGCTGGGAGACTCTGCTTCTCCCGGTGCCAGAGAGAGGATGTATTCTGGCTTCCCTTACTGGAAAAGGCCTATGCTAA GGTCCATGGATCCTATGAGAACCTGTGGGCGGGGCAGGTGGCAGATGCCCTGGTGGATCTCACTGGAAGCCTGGCAGAAAGGTGGAGCCTGAAAGACATAGTGGGAGCCAGTGGCCAGCAGGACAGAGCCAGTGGCGGGGAGCAAAGGACTTGTCGGCAGCTGCTCCGCCTGAAGGACCAGTGTGTGATCAGCTGCTCTGTGCTCAGCCCCAGAGCAG GTGCCAGGGAGCTCGGGGAGTTCCATGCCTTCATCGTCTCAGATCTTCGGGAGCTGTGGAGTCGGACTGGCCGGGGCATCCTCCTGCTGCGCATTCACAACCCTTGGGGCCGACGTTGTTGGCAGGGCCTCTGGAGAGAGGG GGGTGAAGGGTGGAACCAGGTAGAGCCAGCTGAGGAGTCCGAGCTGCTGGCACAACTCCAGGAAGGCGAGTTctgggtggaggaagaggagttcCTCAGGGAATTTGACGAGGTCACCATTGGTTACCCAGTCACAGAGGCTGGCCACCTACAGAGTCTCTACACAG AGAAGGTGCTGTGTCACACACGGGCACTGCCTGGTGCCTGGGTCATAGGGCAGTCGGCTGGAGGCTGCCGGAACAACAGCTGCTTTCCCTGCAACCCCAAGTTCTGGTTACGGCTCTTGGAACCCAGTGAGGTGTGTGTGGCTGTCCTTCAGAGACCCCGGAGGTGCTTAGTGGGCCAGACCCGAGCACTGGTGGGTGCCAGTCCTGCACCGGTGAATCTCCCAGGCAAGGACTACCAGGCTGTGGGCCTGCACATCTGGAAG GTAGAGAAGCGGAAGGTCAGCCTGCCCAGAGTCCTGTCCTCACCACCTGTGGCTGGCACTGCATGCCATGCGTATGACCGTGAGGTCCACTTGCGCTGTGAGCTCTCCCCGGGCTACTACCTGGCCGTCCCTAGCACCTTCTTGAAGGATGTGCCAGGGCAGTTCTTACTCCGGGCCTTCTCCACAGGGAAGATCTCCCTCAG TGCCGTCAGGCCAGCCACCAAGGGTACAAAGTCACCTGGAGCAGCGCTGCCTGCAGGCGAGTGGGAGACCGTGCAGCTGCGGGGCTGCTGGAAGGCTGGCCAGACAGCCGGGGGCAGCAGGAACTTTGCCTCTTACCCCTGCAACCCCTGCCTCCCCTTCTCCGTTCCTGAGGGTGCTGGTCCTCGCTACATCCGCGTCACCCTGCACCAGCACTGCCGACTCGGTGACGGCCAGCTCCACCCCATTGGTTTCCATATCTTTCAG GTTCCAGCAGATGGTGAGAACCAGAATGCATGTTCCCTGCTGCTCCAGGAGCCACTGCTAAGCTGTGTACCACATCGCTATGCTCAGGAAGTgagccgcctctgcctcctgtcagTGGGGACCTACAGGGTTGTGCCCTCCACCTACCTGCCAGATACAGAGGGCACTTTCACGGTGACCATAGCAACCAGAATAGACAG GCAGTCCATTCACAGCCAGGAGATGCTGGGCCAGCTACTCCAAGAG GTCTCCTTCATGGCCGTGATGAAAGCCTga